From a region of the Anomalospiza imberbis isolate Cuckoo-Finch-1a 21T00152 chromosome 3, ASM3175350v1, whole genome shotgun sequence genome:
- the ADAT2 gene encoding tRNA-specific adenosine deaminase 2, translating to MAEAGDAAVLAWMDQALDVAKEALEKGEVPVGCLLVYDGEVIGRGRNEVNETKNATRHAEMVAIDQVLDWCKQHKRDYREVFPQLVLYVTVEPCIMCAAAVRLMKIPRVVYGCRNERFGGCGSVLSISSDDMVDSGDPFECSSGYRAEEAVELLKAFYRQENPNAPKSKVRKKDRRQ from the exons ATGGCGGAGGCGGGGGACGCGGCCGTGCTGGCCTGGATGGACCAGGCGCTCGACGTG GCTAAGGAGGCGCTGGAGAAAGGGGAGGTTCCCGTGGGCTGCCTGCTGGTCTACGACGGCGAGGTCATAGGCAGGGGCAGGAACGAGGTCAACGAGACGAAGAAC GCTACTCGGCATGCAGAAATGGTGGCAATTGACCAGGTCCTTGACTGGTGCAAGCAACACAAGAGGGATTATAGGGAAGTGTTTCCGCAGCTGGTGCTGTACGTAACTGTAGAGCCCTGTATCATGTGTGCAGCTGCTGTGCGCTTGATGA AAATTCCACGGGTCGTGTATGGCTGTCGAAATGAGCGAtttggaggctgtggctccGTTTTGAGCATCTCGTCTGATGATATGGTGGACTCAGGAGACCCATTTGAA TGCTCTTCTGGCTATCGTGCTGAAGAAGCAGTGGAATTGTTAAAAGCTTTTTACAGACAAGAAAATCCCAATG CACCAAAATCAAAAGTACGGAAGAAGGATCGTCGTCAGTAG